A DNA window from Anaerocolumna sp. AGMB13020 contains the following coding sequences:
- a CDS encoding carbohydrate ABC transporter permease: MNENTTARAKRIKRGLDSRVLAFLSYFINGVVALFCLVPFIMVISASFSSEEAIKLNGFSLLPQNFTLEAYSTVFKEPSVILRAYGVTIFLTIFGTVAGLFLQTMTAYVLSRKEFEWRNKFSFFFYFTTLFNGGLVPYFVLMTRYLGLKDNYLALVLPLLFSVYNLLIMKSYIMGIPESLIDAAKIDGCGEFGTMVKVVMPLLKPAMATVGLFIALAYWNDWYNAMLYIGKDEMQPLQYFLYEQVNNIEAYKRLVESMGGGSTAAVSAMSMPTQSLKMALTVVVTGPIILLYPFVQRYFVQGITIGAVKG; encoded by the coding sequence ATGAATGAAAATACAACTGCCAGGGCAAAGAGAATAAAACGAGGACTGGATTCTAGAGTTCTTGCCTTCCTTTCCTACTTTATTAATGGTGTGGTTGCGTTATTTTGCCTGGTACCGTTTATTATGGTTATATCAGCTTCCTTCTCTTCGGAAGAAGCAATTAAATTAAACGGCTTTTCCTTATTGCCGCAGAACTTTACCTTAGAGGCGTATAGTACAGTATTTAAAGAACCCAGTGTTATATTAAGAGCTTATGGAGTAACCATTTTTCTTACGATTTTCGGAACAGTTGCAGGGTTATTCCTGCAGACTATGACAGCCTATGTATTATCCAGAAAAGAGTTCGAATGGCGAAATAAATTTTCCTTTTTCTTTTACTTCACCACTTTGTTCAACGGCGGTCTGGTTCCGTATTTCGTATTGATGACCAGGTATTTAGGGCTTAAGGATAATTATCTGGCCCTGGTGCTGCCCCTGCTGTTCAGTGTCTACAATCTGCTGATTATGAAAAGCTATATTATGGGGATACCGGAATCTTTAATAGATGCCGCGAAGATAGATGGCTGCGGGGAATTTGGTACCATGGTAAAGGTTGTAATGCCACTGCTTAAGCCCGCTATGGCCACGGTAGGTCTTTTTATCGCACTGGCCTATTGGAATGACTGGTATAATGCCATGCTCTATATCGGGAAGGATGAAATGCAGCCCTTGCAATACTTTTTATACGAGCAGGTTAATAATATAGAGGCCTATAAGCGGCTGGTGGAATCAATGGGCGGCGGCAGTACGGCAGCGGTATCTGCAATGTCAATGCCTACGCAGTCCTTAAAGATGGCACTGACAGTAGTAGTAACCGGACCGATTATTTTATTATACCCTTTTGTACAGAGATATTTTGTTCAGGGTATTACCATCGGAGCGGTAAAAGGATAA
- a CDS encoding glycosyl hydrolase 53 family protein, whose amino-acid sequence MDFIKGMDISFLPELKELEAKFYDEEGNRIEVLKLLQENGVNSIRLRLWNEPENVPESGGYCSLEQTIAMAKQIKQNGMSFFLDFHYSDWWADPGKQVKPKTWEKLGFHELVQAVYEYTRNVLLKMQEEGVLPDMVQIGNEIRSGMLFPEGEVPNYRQLALLVNSGIRAVREINKEIKIVIHLDQGGRYYYLQEWFDAVMAEGLEHFDIIGVSYYPFWHGSFTDLKDSLVKLVKRYGKPIVVAETAHAWRNAGDGFFGEQQERIAGFPASPWGQKQVLDLVMNITASLEHEMGLGIYYWEPVVLPVEGKGGWWSNMGVFNEKGVALPALGSFRFIREDFRQKEIAKIYEPEKILHKLGEEVKLPESIKVLYYDGESNEVKVAWEKFYADQTGDFRIRGNMDSIGKTVEADIQVVEYFQTSHNYIGNADFEDGLRGWEIKCEDSRVKVELLQEFDEPFPAPPSNYIYVESPVNFNWKLERKVEGLTPGNYSLSVEYRGTNTTGVDVRLYAGETGCNDKELVIYPTDENWVTYELPDIKIEKDSVKLGMKMVSPPVFGKIRKLKLRKMQMK is encoded by the coding sequence ATGGACTTTATAAAAGGAATGGATATCTCTTTTTTGCCGGAGCTAAAGGAACTTGAAGCGAAATTTTATGATGAAGAGGGAAATAGGATAGAAGTTTTAAAATTATTACAAGAAAATGGAGTGAATTCCATTCGCCTTCGTCTCTGGAATGAACCTGAAAATGTACCTGAGTCTGGGGGTTACTGCAGCCTGGAACAGACCATTGCAATGGCGAAACAGATAAAACAGAATGGAATGAGTTTTTTTCTGGATTTCCATTATTCCGACTGGTGGGCAGATCCGGGAAAACAAGTTAAACCTAAGACCTGGGAGAAGCTTGGATTTCATGAACTGGTACAGGCAGTATATGAGTATACCAGAAATGTACTTCTTAAAATGCAGGAAGAAGGGGTACTGCCGGATATGGTTCAGATAGGTAACGAAATCAGAAGCGGAATGTTATTTCCGGAAGGAGAAGTACCAAATTACAGACAGCTGGCTCTGCTGGTGAATTCCGGAATACGGGCTGTCAGAGAAATAAACAAGGAAATAAAAATTGTGATTCATTTAGACCAGGGAGGCAGATATTATTATCTGCAAGAGTGGTTTGATGCCGTAATGGCTGAGGGACTTGAGCATTTTGATATTATCGGTGTGTCTTATTATCCTTTCTGGCATGGAAGCTTTACGGATCTTAAAGATTCCCTTGTAAAGCTGGTTAAACGTTATGGAAAACCCATTGTGGTTGCTGAAACAGCCCATGCCTGGAGAAATGCAGGGGATGGATTCTTTGGAGAACAGCAGGAGAGAATCGCTGGTTTTCCTGCAAGTCCCTGGGGACAGAAACAAGTATTGGATTTGGTGATGAATATAACCGCCTCATTGGAACATGAGATGGGGCTTGGCATATATTATTGGGAACCGGTGGTACTGCCTGTTGAAGGGAAAGGTGGCTGGTGGAGCAATATGGGAGTGTTTAATGAGAAGGGAGTAGCGTTGCCTGCCCTTGGCAGTTTTCGCTTTATCAGAGAGGATTTCAGACAGAAGGAAATTGCTAAAATATATGAACCGGAGAAAATACTTCATAAGCTTGGTGAAGAGGTAAAGTTACCGGAGAGTATCAAGGTGCTGTATTATGATGGTGAGAGTAATGAAGTGAAAGTCGCATGGGAGAAGTTTTACGCAGACCAGACAGGGGATTTTAGAATTAGGGGTAATATGGACTCAATTGGAAAAACAGTGGAAGCAGATATACAAGTTGTGGAATATTTTCAAACCAGTCATAATTACATAGGAAATGCAGACTTTGAAGACGGACTTCGGGGCTGGGAGATAAAGTGTGAGGACAGCCGGGTCAAAGTGGAACTGTTGCAGGAATTTGATGAGCCTTTTCCGGCTCCGCCTTCCAATTATATTTATGTGGAAAGCCCTGTAAATTTCAACTGGAAGCTGGAAAGAAAGGTGGAAGGGCTGACGCCTGGTAACTATAGTCTGTCGGTAGAATACAGAGGAACGAATACGACAGGTGTAGACGTAAGGCTATATGCCGGAGAGACAGGTTGTAATGATAAGGAACTGGTTATATATCCGACGGATGAAAATTGGGTAACCTATGAGCTGCCTGATATTAAGATAGAGAAAGACAGTGTAAAGCTTGGTATGAAAATGGTATCGCCTCCGGTATTTGGAAAAATACGAAAGCTGAAGCTAAGAAAAATGCAGATGAAATAG
- a CDS encoding DUF3502 domain-containing protein, translated as MKKRVLSLIMILTLITALFAGCGKNGNAVGTGKGTETGGKDAAEKTFNGVDISKPVTLKMYLLGDRTADFDKVYAEINKRLQEKLNATVEVEFLSWSEHDKKYSLLFSGGEDFDLIFTAAGWGHYENTVAMGGFYALTKDFISTYAPDIMKVVPEVAWSQATIDDSIYMVPNYQNEFGNNVVGLRGDLLQKYGYNDITSFDQLLEFYGKVAAGEPSVSPLGTQAGGLYYQYLLDKGMDTVSGTSTKELFLYNTVNPEDKTITYALDWAGFTDYCKLAKDLYDKGYWSADSLATTEERQDGFLSGTSASLIWNIGTTETYVDQANKEHPEWKAQIFDTSPSVAKAVNAYINNGMAINATSKNKERAMMVLNEFYTNPEIQDLTSLGIEGTHWKAEADNQYSVLDAESNYGVDANCNWGWVNMTIKRLEYKANPDEVDNKVKAIKDSWNANIKPEHIYDGFTFNNANVSSQAAAVETVLDQYYTPLVLGMAGDVDAAIAELRKQLDNAGIQSVYDEIKKQAESYAAGN; from the coding sequence ATGAAAAAAAGAGTTTTATCCCTTATCATGATACTGACTTTAATTACAGCACTCTTTGCGGGCTGTGGTAAGAATGGTAATGCAGTGGGTACAGGCAAAGGAACAGAAACAGGCGGGAAAGATGCGGCAGAGAAGACATTTAACGGGGTGGATATTTCCAAGCCGGTTACATTAAAGATGTACCTGTTAGGTGACAGGACAGCGGACTTTGATAAGGTATATGCAGAAATCAATAAGAGGTTACAGGAAAAGCTAAATGCTACAGTAGAAGTAGAATTCCTTTCCTGGAGCGAACATGATAAGAAGTATTCTCTGTTATTCTCAGGCGGTGAGGATTTTGATCTGATCTTTACGGCAGCCGGCTGGGGACATTATGAGAATACAGTAGCCATGGGCGGTTTCTATGCGCTTACAAAAGACTTTATAAGTACTTATGCACCGGATATCATGAAGGTTGTTCCTGAAGTAGCCTGGAGCCAGGCAACAATAGATGACAGCATCTATATGGTACCCAATTATCAGAATGAATTTGGTAACAACGTAGTGGGGCTTCGCGGAGATTTACTTCAGAAGTATGGCTACAATGATATAACAAGCTTTGACCAGCTGCTGGAGTTCTACGGAAAGGTTGCGGCAGGTGAACCTTCTGTATCACCTTTAGGCACCCAGGCAGGTGGATTATATTACCAGTACCTGCTGGATAAAGGAATGGATACAGTAAGCGGTACTTCCACCAAGGAATTGTTCCTTTACAATACGGTAAATCCTGAGGATAAAACGATTACTTATGCACTTGACTGGGCTGGTTTTACGGATTACTGTAAGTTAGCCAAAGATTTATATGACAAAGGTTATTGGTCTGCGGATTCCCTGGCAACTACAGAGGAAAGACAGGACGGTTTCTTAAGCGGAACCTCTGCCTCTTTAATCTGGAATATCGGTACTACTGAGACTTATGTAGACCAGGCCAATAAAGAACATCCTGAATGGAAAGCACAGATTTTCGATACTTCACCCAGTGTTGCCAAAGCAGTTAATGCTTACATAAACAATGGTATGGCAATCAATGCAACCAGTAAGAACAAAGAACGTGCCATGATGGTATTAAATGAGTTCTATACTAATCCTGAAATTCAGGACCTTACTTCTTTAGGTATTGAAGGAACTCACTGGAAAGCAGAAGCGGATAACCAGTACAGTGTACTTGATGCAGAGTCTAATTATGGTGTAGATGCAAACTGTAACTGGGGATGGGTGAACATGACCATCAAGCGTTTAGAATACAAAGCAAATCCTGATGAGGTAGATAATAAAGTTAAGGCTATTAAAGATTCCTGGAATGCAAATATCAAACCAGAGCACATTTACGATGGATTTACCTTTAATAATGCAAATGTAAGTTCACAGGCTGCGGCTGTTGAAACGGTCTTAGACCAGTACTATACCCCTCTGGTATTGGGTATGGCCGGAGATGTGGATGCTGCCATCGCTGAACTTCGAAAACAACTTGATAATGCAGGAATACAATCAGTTTATGATGAAATCAAGAAACAGGCTGAAAGCTATGCAGCCGGCAATTAA
- a CDS encoding phosphopantothenoylcysteine decarboxylase domain-containing protein, with amino-acid sequence MKILITAGGTTEPIDSVRSITNTSTGKLGSLIAEKFDAMPEVTGIYFICGRKALIPQGTRAEITYVDTVASLESAIKSILKKKDIDIIVHSMAVSDYRINKVTSAAALANSLNAGLKASLSGLPDITEEYMVSLMETSDTILNTDGKIRSDINNLILTMEQTPKIISLFKDLAPNAILTGFKLLDHVSHKELIDTAYGLLEKNKCSFVLANDLKDITEMGHVGYLIDRKKNYGTFLTKEAIAEAIAQTTVKRLAVIREL; translated from the coding sequence ATGAAAATACTAATAACGGCAGGGGGTACTACAGAGCCGATTGACAGTGTCAGAAGTATAACCAATACATCTACCGGAAAACTCGGGAGTCTGATTGCAGAGAAGTTTGATGCCATGCCGGAAGTAACAGGCATTTATTTTATTTGCGGCAGAAAAGCCCTTATCCCACAAGGAACCCGGGCAGAGATTACCTATGTAGATACTGTGGCAAGTCTGGAGAGTGCTATAAAAAGCATCCTTAAGAAAAAGGATATAGATATTATAGTCCATAGCATGGCGGTTAGTGATTATCGGATTAATAAGGTAACCTCAGCAGCAGCTCTTGCAAACTCTCTGAATGCCGGCTTAAAGGCATCGCTGTCCGGCTTGCCGGATATAACAGAGGAATATATGGTATCCTTAATGGAGACCTCTGATACCATATTAAATACTGACGGTAAAATCCGTTCAGATATAAATAATCTTATCTTAACCATGGAGCAAACTCCTAAAATCATTTCATTGTTTAAGGACTTAGCACCCAATGCAATTCTCACAGGCTTCAAGTTATTGGACCATGTAAGTCACAAGGAATTAATTGATACTGCCTATGGATTATTGGAAAAGAACAAATGCAGCTTCGTCCTGGCTAATGATTTAAAGGATATAACGGAAATGGGACATGTAGGTTATCTGATAGACCGTAAGAAGAACTATGGAACTTTCTTGACGAAAGAAGCGATAGCGGAAGCAATTGCACAAACGACGGTGAAACGTCTGGCAGTTATTCGAGAACTGTAA
- a CDS encoding LacI family DNA-binding transcriptional regulator, which translates to MSFQNQDEKANRNLLSGSKLTIADIAAELGVSKTTVSRAISGKGRIGKETIQRVTECIEKYNYRPSAIAKGLANSKTYNIGVAFPADANLSSTPFFQVCLLGVCEVAAAMDYDVVVTTVKETDINLLKRIVDHHKIDGMILTRNFMNDIATEYLKQKGIPFVLVGSSADDTIVQIDNNHMEACEKLVSLLLADGVKKVALIAGDKKHMVNKYRCEGYFNALRARQVPIEQELVFTDCDSPVFIEQAVRNILKRQVECIVCTDDVICTRVLSLLREEGLSVPGDIKVASFYDSMHLETNNPPVTAVGIDVKGLGTIAGKRLIEIINGDTSTHKTILDYEIHLRRSTQ; encoded by the coding sequence ATGTCATTTCAAAATCAAGATGAGAAAGCAAATAGAAACTTATTATCCGGCAGTAAATTAACCATTGCCGATATTGCAGCAGAACTAGGAGTCTCAAAAACCACGGTATCCCGCGCCATATCAGGAAAAGGGAGGATTGGAAAGGAGACCATACAACGGGTTACCGAATGTATCGAGAAATATAATTATAGGCCCAGCGCCATAGCAAAAGGCCTAGCAAATTCCAAAACCTATAATATCGGAGTAGCTTTTCCGGCTGATGCCAATTTGAGCAGTACCCCTTTCTTTCAGGTCTGTCTTTTAGGCGTGTGTGAAGTGGCAGCAGCAATGGATTATGATGTGGTAGTGACCACTGTGAAAGAGACGGATATCAACCTTTTAAAGAGAATTGTTGATCATCATAAGATAGACGGAATGATCCTGACCCGAAATTTTATGAATGATATTGCAACAGAGTACTTAAAACAGAAAGGCATCCCGTTTGTACTGGTGGGTTCCAGTGCTGACGATACCATCGTACAGATTGATAACAATCATATGGAGGCCTGTGAAAAGCTTGTTTCCTTACTGCTGGCAGATGGAGTGAAGAAGGTTGCCCTCATAGCCGGAGATAAAAAACATATGGTTAACAAGTACCGCTGTGAAGGATATTTTAATGCTCTAAGAGCCCGGCAGGTGCCAATAGAACAGGAACTGGTATTTACGGACTGTGACAGTCCGGTGTTTATAGAACAAGCCGTGCGCAACATCTTAAAACGTCAGGTGGAATGCATTGTATGCACTGATGATGTAATCTGCACAAGGGTATTATCCTTATTGCGGGAGGAGGGGCTATCAGTTCCGGGAGATATAAAAGTGGCTTCTTTTTATGACAGCATGCATTTAGAGACCAATAATCCGCCTGTAACTGCTGTTGGAATTGATGTGAAGGGGTTGGGTACAATTGCAGGCAAACGTCTGATTGAAATTATAAACGGGGACACAAGTACACATAAGACTATACTGGATTACGAAATCCACTTAAGGCGTTCAACGCAGTAA
- a CDS encoding CTP synthase C-terminal region-related (seleno)protein has translation MQINIGIIGDYDGRPSHLATQEALKHCASQLGLEAVYTWLPTTELEDSCKELKKYDGLWCAPGSPYKSMNGAIKAIKFAREEDYPFIGTCGGFQHVAIEYGKNVLEIEALQDKDFNLYEPNEYITALSCSLVGQAKNLKVEKASILSDIYESSEIIEKYNCSMELNKEFQNQLDRNGFRVIGVDDKGEARIITIPGKRFYLATLFQPQLSSSAESPHPMLLAYLRAVIKFKG, from the coding sequence ATGCAGATAAATATCGGTATAATTGGAGATTACGACGGGCGTCCTTCTCATTTGGCCACCCAGGAGGCATTAAAACATTGTGCCAGTCAGCTGGGGTTAGAAGCAGTATATACCTGGCTGCCGACGACGGAACTGGAGGACAGCTGCAAGGAGCTTAAGAAATATGACGGCCTTTGGTGTGCACCGGGAAGTCCCTATAAGAGTATGAACGGAGCTATTAAAGCCATAAAATTTGCCAGAGAAGAGGATTATCCCTTTATTGGAACCTGCGGCGGGTTTCAGCATGTAGCCATTGAATACGGCAAAAACGTATTAGAGATAGAGGCACTGCAGGATAAGGACTTTAACCTGTATGAGCCTAATGAGTACATAACCGCCTTGTCCTGCTCTCTTGTCGGACAGGCAAAGAATTTAAAGGTAGAGAAAGCTTCCATACTTTCTGACATTTATGAAAGTTCAGAAATAATTGAAAAGTATAATTGCAGTATGGAGTTGAATAAAGAATTTCAGAATCAGCTGGACCGAAACGGCTTTCGTGTAATTGGGGTGGATGATAAGGGGGAAGCCAGGATCATCACTATTCCCGGTAAAAGATTTTATCTGGCCACACTGTTCCAGCCTCAATTAAGCTCCTCAGCAGAGTCTCCTCATCCCATGTTATTGGCTTATTTAAGAGCAGTTATAAAATTTAAAGGTTAA
- a CDS encoding phosphopantothenoylcysteine decarboxylase, protein MKEIILGITGSIAAYKAADIASQLTKKSITVNTIMTRSATQFITPLTLQTLTKNKVYVDMFEEIAYPDVRHISLAQRADCCVIAPATANIIGKLASGIADDMLSTVVMAIKNKPVIICPAMNTAMYENPITQDNIRKLISYGYQFVEPKEALLACGDVGRGALADIDTIIESILKSEI, encoded by the coding sequence ATGAAAGAGATTATACTTGGAATAACCGGGAGTATTGCGGCCTATAAAGCTGCAGACATTGCCAGTCAGCTTACCAAGAAAAGTATTACGGTTAATACCATCATGACAAGATCTGCAACTCAGTTTATAACACCTCTGACGCTGCAGACTTTGACAAAGAATAAGGTCTATGTTGATATGTTTGAGGAAATAGCTTATCCGGATGTAAGGCATATTTCCCTGGCACAAAGAGCGGATTGTTGTGTTATTGCACCGGCTACCGCTAATATTATCGGGAAATTAGCTTCGGGCATTGCAGATGATATGCTCTCAACAGTAGTTATGGCAATAAAAAATAAACCCGTCATTATATGCCCCGCTATGAATACTGCCATGTATGAAAATCCCATAACCCAGGATAATATAAGGAAATTGATTTCTTATGGCTATCAATTTGTAGAACCAAAGGAAGCGCTGCTCGCCTGCGGAGATGTGGGGAGGGGTGCCCTTGCTGATATCGACACCATAATAGAGTCAATTTTAAAATCAGAGATATAA
- a CDS encoding ABC transporter permease, which produces MNKNGFLHKLKKYRVFLLMILPAVIYTLVFSYIPMAGIVMAFKKYTYAGGIFNSPWNGLKNFEFFFKSGQAFLVTKNTVLYNLMFIAFNTVLQMTVAILLTEMKNKHFRKISQSVMFLPYFISWVIVSVIAFNLLSYDYGFINGILTKLGLGKINFYTTGALWPFILILFNAWKSVGYGSVMYLAAIMGIDTSIYEAASIDGANVFQRIFKITIPLMMPTVIILLLLSVGGIFRGNFDMFYNLVGKNGTLYNYTDVIDTLTFRALIANNDFGMAAAAGFYQSVLCFITILLVNKLVSVYNKDYSLF; this is translated from the coding sequence GTGAATAAGAACGGGTTTTTGCATAAGCTGAAGAAATACAGGGTATTTTTGTTGATGATACTTCCGGCGGTAATCTATACTCTGGTATTTAGTTATATCCCTATGGCAGGGATTGTCATGGCCTTTAAGAAGTATACTTACGCAGGAGGGATTTTCAACAGCCCCTGGAACGGACTGAAAAATTTTGAATTTTTCTTTAAATCAGGACAAGCCTTCCTGGTAACAAAGAATACGGTGTTGTACAACCTGATGTTCATTGCGTTTAATACGGTGCTTCAGATGACAGTAGCCATACTGTTGACGGAAATGAAAAACAAACATTTTCGTAAGATATCCCAGTCAGTTATGTTTCTGCCTTACTTTATTTCCTGGGTAATCGTATCCGTAATCGCATTTAACCTTTTAAGCTATGACTATGGCTTTATCAATGGAATACTTACAAAGCTCGGTTTGGGGAAAATTAATTTTTATACAACCGGTGCGTTATGGCCATTCATCCTGATCTTATTCAATGCCTGGAAGAGCGTGGGCTACGGCTCGGTAATGTATCTTGCGGCTATTATGGGAATCGATACTTCTATCTATGAGGCGGCTTCCATTGACGGGGCAAATGTCTTTCAGCGTATCTTTAAGATAACCATACCCCTTATGATGCCGACGGTAATCATACTTTTATTGCTTTCGGTAGGCGGAATCTTCAGAGGCAACTTTGATATGTTCTACAACCTGGTGGGTAAAAACGGTACCTTATACAACTATACAGATGTTATAGACACCCTGACCTTCCGAGCCTTAATTGCAAACAATGATTTCGGTATGGCGGCGGCAGCCGGTTTCTATCAGTCGGTATTATGTTTTATTACAATCTTGCTGGTAAATAAACTGGTTAGCGTTTACAACAAAGATTACAGCTTATTCTAG
- a CDS encoding GNAT family N-acetyltransferase: protein MSFHFDKKIQLLTDRLLLRSFANTDIPDMLKNWIADPEVQSGYGEPPFTTEEEVSNLLDTWKQQYRWAIILKSSNENIGHISFCRMYEDISTAEIEYCIGKDFWGRGIVTEALDAFIKHTFENTSITKVEAYHRFNNPGSGRVLQKSGLSPVTNVQRFSHLLKAPEGDLCYALTKEQFNL from the coding sequence ATGAGTTTTCATTTTGACAAAAAGATTCAGCTACTGACGGACAGACTGCTCCTCCGAAGCTTTGCCAATACAGATATACCTGATATGCTTAAGAACTGGATTGCTGACCCGGAAGTACAGAGCGGCTACGGAGAACCTCCATTCACTACCGAAGAAGAAGTAAGTAATTTATTAGACACCTGGAAACAACAATACCGATGGGCAATTATATTAAAATCATCCAATGAAAATATAGGACACATCAGCTTCTGCCGAATGTATGAAGATATCAGTACCGCAGAAATAGAATACTGCATCGGAAAAGATTTTTGGGGCAGGGGCATTGTAACAGAAGCTCTGGATGCTTTCATCAAGCATACCTTTGAAAATACTTCCATCACAAAAGTAGAAGCTTATCACAGGTTTAACAATCCCGGCTCCGGACGTGTTCTTCAAAAGTCAGGTTTATCCCCCGTTACAAATGTGCAGCGCTTTTCTCACCTTCTCAAAGCCCCTGAGGGCGACCTCTGTTATGCGCTTACCAAAGAACAGTTTAACCTTTAA